A region of Cucumis melo cultivar AY chromosome 2, USDA_Cmelo_AY_1.0, whole genome shotgun sequence DNA encodes the following proteins:
- the LOC103500995 gene encoding E3 ubiquitin-protein ligase ATL42-like, with translation MIQLSLNVCFLFSVFFVVEAQIDSQDAENSAFQPSLGFVIGILGVMFLLTFILLVYAKFCHRRASISVDGVNHPRQIRSSSRFSGIDKTVIESLPFFRFSTLKGTKEGLECAVCLSKFEDIEILRLLPKCKHAFHINCIDHWLEKHASCPLCRQRVGSEDLKLLSNSSSMRFLLSNLSELKQDSNIELFVQREEEEQQQQQILHGSSRFSIRRSFRKILKNDKENEMLIPQASCDYEDEKMKNLHRHNHKIIVSDFVFMNRWSNISSSDLMFLNKEMIDAISSCRFTSLDTDIEQSTLPRSMQIDEILKIKEEMEIKRSFESKLNTKIQSNSILGYPSTSQSSTNPSQTTRITSPDARRSVSEITGISRFGHDDDLYMNFNRKVENGESSDLESSVKQERMRKIWYPIAKRTVQWFANREKRFQTAENRQQIVETV, from the coding sequence ATGATCCAGTTAAGTTTGAATGTTTGTTTCCTCTTTTCTGTGTTCTTTGTTGTTGAAGCTCAAATTGATTCTCAAGATGCTGAAAACAGTGCTTTCCAGCCAAGTCTTGGCTTCGTGATTGGGATTCTAGGAGTTATGTTTTTGTTGACATTTATTCTTCTTGTTTATGCAAAGTTCTGCCATAGAAGAGCTTCTATTAGTGTGGATGGTGTAAATCATCCTAGACAAATCAGGTCAAGTTCTCGGTTTTCTGGAATTGATAAGACGGTGATTGAATCTCTTCCATTCTTTAGATTCTCCACACTGAAAGGTACCAAAGAAGGGCTGGAATGTGCAGTCTGTCTTTCGAAATTTGAAGATATCGAAATTCTTCGGTTATTGCCAAAGTGCAAGCATGCTtttcatattaactgcattgATCATTGGCTAGAAAAACATGCTAGCTGTCCCCTTTGCAGGCAAAGAGTTGGCTCCGAGGACTTGAAGCTTCTTTCAAATTCAAGCAGCATGAGATTCTTATTGAGCAACTTATCAGAACTGAAACAAGATTCGAACATAGAGCTCTTTGTacagagagaagaagaagaacaacaacaacaacaaatacTCCATGGCTCTTCTAGATTCAGTATTCGAAGAAGCTTCAGAAAGATCTTAAAGAATGATAAGGAAAATGAAATGTTGATACCACAAGCTTCTTGTGATTATGAAGATGAGAAAATGAAAAACTTACACAGACACAACCACAAAATTATCGTATCGGATTTCGTTTTCATGAATCGATGGAGCAACATAAGTTCCTCCGATTTGATGTTCTTGAACAAAGAGATGATTGATGCGATTTCAAGCTGTAGATTCACTTCCTTAGATACAGATATTGAGCAGTCAACTCTACCAAGATCAATGCAAATTGATGAAATCTTGAAGATCAAAGAGGAGATGGAAATAAAGAGATCATTTGAGAGCAAACTCAACACAAAAATCCAAAGCAACTCAATTCTTGGGTACCCTTCTACATCACAATCTTCTACAAATCCAAGTCAAACAACAAGAATTACAAGCCCAGATGCAAGAAGATCAGTGTCAGAAATCACAGGCATATCAAGATTTGGTCATGATGATGATCTGTATATGAATTTTAACAGAAAAGTTGAAAATGGGGAATCTTCTGATCTGGAAAGCAGTGTAAAGCAAGAAAGAATGAGGAAAATTTGGTACCCAATTGCTAAAAGAACAGTTCAATGGTTTGCTAATAGAGAAAAAAGGTTTCAAACAGCTGAGAACAGACAACAAATAGTAGAAACAGTATAA
- the LOC103500996 gene encoding E3 ubiquitin-protein ligase ATL42-like, with translation MGRFNRIIMIILIIFLFPVIAQAPSPPKAGSVIPQNFTIVIGILSIMFSMVFILVVYAKFCHPTSHFRGEPQANLRHGLLRSDSRFSGVDQKVIDALPFFRFSSLKGSREGLECAVCLSKFEDIEVLRLLPKCKHAFHIGCIDHWLEKHSSCPICRCRISVEDVAFFKSNSIRLIRNNSQPDLPQDSHMELFVLREENHHYSSRSNDGTSFRKIGKEMLGAMSSSRFSSLESESIRRSATREREGKRTSQIKEAMEMKRSFERRISIAEKNSLVSISGISSTSDSNASTSKTTNLNERSVSDTTAFSRFGYFNENAIRDSSMIEADAKSYRIRQLWLPIARRTVQWFANREERSRLSKYTQQPDA, from the exons ATGGGTAGGTTTAATAGAATCATTATGatcattttgattatttttctttttcctgtCATTGCACAAGCACCTTCTCCACCAAAAGCTGGTTCTGTTATTCCACAAAACTTCACCATTGTTATTGGAATCCTCTCCATCATGTTCTCCATGGTTTTCATCCTTGTTGTTTATGCAAAATTCTGTCACCCGACTTCCCATTTTCGTGGCGAACCACAGGCTAATCTCAGGCATGGACTTCTCAGATCAGACTCAAGATTTTCTGGGGTTGATCAAAAGGTTATCGATGCACTTCCTTTCTTTAGATTCTCATCACTCAAAGGATCAAGGGAAGGGCTGGAATGTGCTGTTTGCTTATCCAAATTTGAGGACATTGAAGTCCTTCGGTTGCTTCCGAAATGCAAGCATGCCTTTCACATTGGCTGTATAGACCATTGGCTCGAAAAGCACTCGAGCTGTCCCATTTGTCGGTGTAGGATAAGTGTCGAGGACGTTGCATTCTTTAAATCTAACAGTATAAGACTAATCAGGAACAACAGCCAGCCAGACCTGCCACAAGATTCACATATGGAGCTCTTTGTGCTGAGAGAGGAAAATCATCATTACTCTTCAAGGTCCAACGACGGAACCAGCTTCAGGAAAATAGGAAAAG AAATGCTTGGGGCCATGTCCAGCAGTAGATTCTCTTCTTTGGAATCAGAAAGCATTCGCCGATCAGCAACAAGAGAAAGAGAGGGCAAAAGGACTTCACAAATTAAGGAAGCGATGGAAATGAAGAGATCATTTGAGAGGAGGATAAGCATAGCTGAGAAAAATAGCTTAGTTTCAATCTCAGGAATTTCATCTACCTCAGATTCTAATGCAAGTACATCAAAGACAACAAATCTTAATGAAAGATCTGTCTCAGACACCACTGCATTTTCAAGATTTGGTTATTTTAATGAGAATGCAATAAGAGACAGTTCTATGATTGAAGCTGATGCAAAAAGTTACAGAATTAGGCAGCTATGGTTGCCAATAGCTAGAAGAACAGTGCAATGGTTTGCCAATAGGGAAGAAAGGTCTCGACTCTCAAAGTACACACAGCAGCCAGATGCATAG
- the LOC103500997 gene encoding ninja-family protein mc410-like encodes MEDNGLELSLGLSCGGSSVKSKGKNACSSDVGTEESDRGSKIIDDFKNFLQGGNQRLDIGPVILRNDSIKLKDNLFSDLSRANTDGDNSLNLKATGIWLMQKKNPIDIQEEIQPEVSNKRKIFFEEINCQKKHEGDSSQNNFDDKVKASRNSTTEDGSVAENEDVGESELEGSTSRPVSQNDGCAELSTTDLSGQKKVNSSSGSDIELQNLNRSIPFSIQTTSLQNGISPPIVKDSHDAGASSSTGHSLHSIRQAFLTGNGEQCGFQPMNPGNLPLMFGYSSSQLPTLDKDSSRGLISQPQLHNPCSRSQPSSGILPSSAEVTQYDPRTSEQEKVDNNSRQPTVEEGSSSQAGAKGSSSSLGVKDSSEQPGRGLFNEISAIKPGLDADVKFGGSGSFPNLPWVSTTGTGPNGRTISGVTYRYNTDQIKIVCACHGTHMSPEDFVRHASEELVSSENDACLAPFSSNNPSTSTQS; translated from the exons ATGGAGGACAACGGGCTTGAGCTTAGCTTGGGTCTGTCTTGTGGGGGATCATCGGTCAAGTCTAAAGGGAAAAATGCCTGCTCTTCTGATGTTGGAACAGAGGAAAGTGATAGAGGCAGTAAAATTATTGATGATTTCAAGAATTTCCTTCAAGGTGGTAATCAGAGACTAGATATTGGCCCAGTTATCTTGAGAAATGACTCAATAAAGCTTAAAGACAATCTTTTTAGTGACCTTTCCCGGGCTAATACTGATGGAGATAATTCCCTGAACTTGAAGGCCACTGGGATCTGGCTAATGCAAAAGAAGAACCCTATAGATATTCAGGAAGAAATACAGCCAGAGGTGAGTAATAAGCGAAAGATATTTTTTGAGGAGATAAACTGCCAAAAGAAACATGAAGGAGATTCCAGTCAGAATAATTTTGATGACAAGGTAAAAGCATCGCGTAATTCCACAACCGAGGATGGTTCTGTTGCTGAAAATGAGGATGTTGGAGAGTCTGAACTTGAGGGTTCTACGTCAAGGCCAGTTTCACAAAATGATGGATGTGCTGAGTTAAGTACTACGGACCTGAGTGGGCAGAAAAAGGTTAACAGTTCATCAGGTAGTGATATCGAGCTTCAAAACTTGAACAGAAGCATTCCGTTCTCTATTCAAACTACAAGTTTGCAGAATGGTATTTCTCCTCCAATAGTCAAAGATTCTCATGATGCTGGTGCATCCAGTTCAACTGGCCATTCCCTACACAGCATAAGGCAAGCATTCCTCACTGGAAATGGTGAGCAATGTGGGTTCCAGCCTATGAATCCTGGAAACTTGCCTTTGATGTTTGGCTATTCTTCTAGCCAGCTTCCAACTTTAGATAAAGATAGTTCCCGGGGTTTGATTTCCCAACCACAGTTGCATAATCCCTGTAGCAGAAGTCAACCGTCTTCAG GAATTCTTCCTAGTTCAGCTGAGGTTACTCAATATGATCCCAGGACGTCAGAACAAGAGAAAGTTGATAATAATAGCAGACAGCCTACTGTTGAAGAAGGGTCCTCTTCTCAAGCAGGGGCAAAAGGAAGCAGCAGTAGCCTTGGGGTGAAAGATTCATCAGAACAGCCGGGCAGAGGTTTGTTCAATGAAATTTCTGCTATAAAGCCAGGTCTCGATGCTGATGTCAAGTTTGGGGGATCTGGTTCTTTCCCTAATCTACCTTGGGTATCTACCACGGGTACCGGTCCAAATGGTCGAACTATTTCTGGTGTGACTTACAGATACAATACAGACCAGATCAAGATTGTCTGTGCTTGTCATGGTACCCACATGTCTCCAGAGGACTTTGTTCGACATGCTAGTGAAGAGCTCGTCAGTTCGGAAAATGATGCTTGTTTGGCTCCATTTTCAAGTAACAATCCTTCAACCTCTACACAAAGTTGA